A window from Corynebacterium accolens encodes these proteins:
- a CDS encoding MsnO8 family LLM class oxidoreductase gives MATVVAMRFSILDRGAAGRLDGIAEHAQHVERLGFRRFFLAEHHGVPGIPAGQPGMLASHVAARTQRIRVGTAGIMVLNXPPFLVAEQINLLEALYPGRIDIGLGSSVGFTAPVRKALRQGDPLELKPQFENEVEALLRYLRGEAAVTVRPEYAGTPIYILAGFRSVRVAARLGLGVILGGPVEMQEKAARLYREHALADAPPIISSLNIAVADTADQARDLLLPESYAKVMAQSTGEFAPLRPARELDLEGLTSQQQRRIDESLGHDVWGTVGEVGEELRGIGKQLGVDEFLITGDMPDLAGRARSEEMVVEI, from the coding sequence ATGGCTACAGTGGTGGCCATGCGCTTTTCTATTTTGGACCGCGGGGCGGCAGGCAGACTCGATGGGATAGCCGAGCATGCGCAGCATGTGGAGCGGCTGGGTTTTCGCAGGTTTTTCCTCGCCGAGCACCACGGGGTGCCGGGCATCCCAGCGGGCCAGCCGGGCATGTTGGCTTCGCACGTGGCGGCGCGCACGCAGCGCATTCGCGTGGGTACCGCAGGAATTATGGTGCTCAACCMCCCGCCGTTTCTAGTCGCGGAACAGATTAACCTCTTGGAGGCGCTGTACCCCGGCAGGATCGATATTGGGTTGGGCTCCTCGGTGGGCTTTACGGCGCCAGTGCGCAAGGCGCTGCGCCAGGGCGATCCGCTGGAGCTCAAGCCGCAGTTCGAGAACGAGGTCGAGGCCCTGTTGCGCTACCTGCGCGGAGAGGCGGCGGTGACGGTGCGGCCCGAGTATGCGGGCACGCCCATCTATATCCTCGCCGGCTTCCGGTCGGTCAGGGTGGCCGCGCGGCTGGGATTGGGTGTCATCCTGGGCGGGCCCGTAGAAATGCAGGAAAAGGCGGCGCGGCTCTACCGCGAGCATGCGCTTGCCGATGCCCCACCTATCATCTCCTCCCTCAATATCGCCGTGGCCGATACCGCGGACCAAGCGCGGGACCTTTTGCTGCCGGAGTCCTATGCAAAGGTCATGGCCCAGTCCACCGGGGAATTCGCGCCGCTGCGCCCAGCCCGCGAATTGGATCTGGAGGGGCTAACGAGCCAGCAACAGCGCCGCATCGACGAGTCCCTGGGCCACGACGTCTGGGGGACGGTGGGGGAAGTGGGGGAGGAACTAAGGGGCATCGGCAAGCAGCTGGGCGTCGATGAGTTCCTGATTACCGGAGACATGCCGGATCTCGCGGGGAGGGCCCGCTCGGAGGAAATGGTGGTGGAGATATAA
- the orn gene encoding oligoribonuclease: protein MERMSSPEIAAKYDRLVWIDLEMTGLDPERHVIVEVAAVITDGNLNILGKGIDLVVHATEEELSQMDSFVTEMHANSGLDKEIRQSTTTIREAEDAVLALINEHCEHPAPLAGNSIATDRTFIRTYMPRLDEALHYRMIDVSTIKELARRWHPRAYYNQPDKGMAHRALQDIIESIRELDFYRRSVFRTDEGPTSTEAEELKAETTADYQAFL from the coding sequence ATGGAACGCATGTCTTCTCCCGAAATCGCCGCAAAATATGATCGCCTCGTGTGGATCGACCTGGAAATGACCGGCCTCGACCCGGAACGCCACGTCATCGTCGAGGTGGCCGCAGTCATCACGGACGGCAACCTCAACATCCTTGGCAAGGGCATCGATCTCGTCGTCCACGCCACCGAAGAGGAACTATCCCAGATGGATTCCTTCGTCACCGAAATGCACGCAAACTCCGGCCTCGATAAGGAAATCCGCCAGTCCACCACGACCATCCGCGAGGCCGAGGACGCGGTACTGGCGCTCATCAACGAGCACTGCGAGCACCCGGCTCCCCTAGCCGGCAATTCCATCGCCACCGACCGCACCTTCATCCGCACCTATATGCCGCGGCTAGATGAGGCGCTGCACTACCGCATGATCGATGTCTCAACCATCAAGGAGCTCGCCCGGCGCTGGCACCCGCGGGCCTACTACAACCAGCCCGATAAGGGCATGGCCCACCGCGCGCTGCAGGACATCATCGAGTCCATCCGCGAGCTCGATTTCTATCGCCGCAGCGTCTTTCGCACCGATGAGGGCCCAACTTCTACCGAAGCCGAGGAGCTCAAGGCCGAAACCACCGCCGATTACCAGGCGTTTTTGTAA
- a CDS encoding FecCD family ABC transporter permease, translated as MVSAEVAALTQQHKKLTWQRISIVAGLCLIAAVAFVVSNFVGAIDISPGEVIRGIVNPSSLDDQTHTVLWKLRLPMAVMALLIGVSLSLAGAEMQTILNNPLAEPFTLGISAAAAFGGASSIVLKWQLLTQPQFNLALVAWLSAAVATAIIVVAAIIRGAKAETMVLLGIGLVFFFQAMLALIQYQSSAEALQQIVFWSMGSLTRANWAANGVLAGVLLVALPJLWALSWRLXALRLGXARAAAXGINTARLRVVVLIVVSLVAATTVAFAGIIGFIGLVGPHIARMLVGEDQRYFVPASMAAGAAVMCAAHAASLMIKPGLAIPIGIVTSLLGVPFFIAIVMTRRRALWT; from the coding sequence ATGGTGAGTGCGGAGGTAGCTGCCCTTACGCAGCAACACAAGAAGCTCACCTGGCAGCGCATCAGCATCGTCGCGGGCCTGTGCCTCATTGCGGCGGTGGCGTTTGTGGTCAGCAACTTCGTCGGCGCCATCGACATCAGCCCCGGCGAGGTCATCAGGGGCATCGTGAATCCCTCGAGCCTGGATGACCAGACGCATACGGTGCTGTGGAAGCTGCGCTTGCCGATGGCCGTTATGGCCCTGCTCATCGGCGTCAGCCTCTCGCTGGCCGGCGCGGAGATGCAGACCATCTTGAATAACCCGCTGGCGGAGCCGTTTACCCTCGGTATTTCCGCCGCGGCGGCCTTCGGCGGCGCTAGTTCCATCGTGCTCAAGTGGCAGCTGCTAACCCAGCCGCAGTTCAACCTGGCGCTGGTGGCGTGGTTGTCTGCGGCGGTGGCGACGGCGATCATCGTCGTGGCGGCCATTATCCGGGGTGCGAAAGCGGAGACCATGGTGCTGCTGGGCATTGGTTTGGTCTTTTTCTTCCAGGCCATGCTCGCGCTTATCCAGTACCAGTCTTCGGCCGAGGCGCTCCAGCAGATCGTCTTTTGGTCCATGGGGTCGCTCACGCGTGCGAACTGGGCCGCCAACGGCGTGCTGGCGGGTGTGCTGCTGGTTGCCCTGCCCMTTTTGTGGGCGCTGTCGTGGCGGCTTWCGGCCTTGCGGCTTGGCGRTGCCCGCGCTGCCGCCMTGGGCATTAATACCGCGCGGCTACGCGTGGTGGTGCTCATCGTGGTCTCCCTCGTGGCGGCAACGACGGTGGCCTTCGCCGGCATCATCGGCTTTATCGGCCTCGTGGGCCCGCACATCGCTCGTATGCTGGTGGGCGAGGACCAGCGCTATTTCGTGCCCGCCTCCATGGCCGCCGGTGCGGCCGTGATGTGCGCGGCGCACGCGGCGAGTCTGATGATTAAGCCGGGTCTGGCCATTCCGATTGGCATCGTGACCTCGCTTTTGGGCGTGCCGTTCTTTATCGCCATCGTGATGACTCGAAGGAGGGCGCTGTGGACGTAG
- a CDS encoding DUF3618 domain-containing protein: protein MARNIEDIQRDIERTRRQLASTLDEIADRSKPQNLVDDAKDAATEKLQDRNVQLVLGGVGAAVVGLIAFSVFRSRRRKSDLKELQRLLSERH from the coding sequence GTGGCACGCAATATTGAAGATATTCAACGCGATATCGAACGCACCCGGCGCCAGCTGGCTAGCACCCTGGATGAAATTGCGGATCGCAGCAAGCCGCAAAACCTCGTCGATGACGCCAAGGATGCCGCCACCGAAAAGTTGCAGGACCGCAACGTGCAGCTGGTACTCGGTGGCGTCGGCGCCGCCGTCGTTGGGCTGATTGCCTTTTCCGTGTTCCGCTCGCGTCGCCGCAAGAGCGACCTGAAGGAATTGCAGCGCCTGCTGTCTGAGCGCCACTAA
- a CDS encoding L,D-transpeptidase, translating into MIISLPKPRRIAAASIACISLVVASCSVNSAAENRSGDQESTSSSAEKSEQKEKSKLSASVKDGAEDVDPSKPVTVESTTELKSVTMTNELGVEVEEKLSEDGKKWTTAEDLGYNHTYSIVATDKDGNKKNLSFSTSQAAGVAQVAMTPIPGSEVGVGQVIGVNFGTYITDRKAAEDTITVKTNPEVEGAFYWVNNQEVRWRPKEYWEPGTKVEVKVDQYGKDLGGGIYGGXXXGXXFTIGXRTVTLXXNATKTMKVYKNKELLRTIPVSLGRDYQYDTPNGRYVIGDQHQSLLMDSETFGLAHDAGGYSTEVDWATQMSYSGIYVHSAPWSVWAQGNSNTSHGCINVTPEAAQWFQNTVKRGDIVHVINTYGGTLNPLDGLGDWNMPWEEWSKGNADANQ; encoded by the coding sequence GTGATTATTTCCCTCCCTAAACCCCGCCGCATTGCTGCTGCGAGCATTGCGTGCATTTCCCTGGTAGTAGCCTCGTGCTCCGTTAATTCCGCCGCTGAAAACCGCTCGGGGGACCAGGAATCTACCTCGAGCTCAGCAGAGAAGTCTGAGCAGAAAGAAAAGTCGAAGCTTTCGGCCTCCGTGAAGGATGGGGCAGAAGACGTCGATCCATCCAAGCCCGTCACCGTGGAATCCACCACCGAGCTCAAGAGCGTGACCATGACCAATGAGCTGGGCGTGGAAGTTGAAGAAAAACTCTCTGAGGACGGCAAGAAGTGGACTACGGCGGAGGATCTTGGCTATAACCACACTTATTCCATCGTGGCCACTGACAAGGATGGCAATAAGAAGAACCTGAGCTTTTCCACCTCCCAGGCGGCGGGCGTCGCCCAGGTGGCGATGACGCCTATCCCCGGCTCTGAGGTGGGTGTGGGCCAGGTTATCGGCGTCAATTTCGGCACCTATATCACCGACCGCAAGGCGGCAGAGGACACGATTACGGTTAAGACCAACCCAGAGGTGGAAGGCGCGTTCTACTGGGTGAATAACCAAGAGGTGCGCTGGCGCCCCAAGGAGTATTGGGAGCCGGGCACCAAGGTTGAGGTCAAGGTCGATCAATACGGCAAGGACCTCGGTGGCGGCATCTACGGCGGGGRAAAWAMCGGGRCGGRKTTYACCATCGGGGRTCGCACCGTCACGCTGGKGGRTAATGCCACCAARACCATGAAGGTCTACAAGAACAAGGAGCTCTTGCGCACCATTCCGGTATCGCTGGGTCGCGATTATCAATATGACACCCCGAATGGGCGCTATGTCATTGGCGATCAGCACCAGTCGCTGCTGATGGATTCTGAGACCTTCGGGCTTGCGCACGATGCGGGCGGCTACAGCACCGAGGTGGACTGGGCTACCCAGATGTCCTATTCCGGCATTTACGTGCACTCCGCACCGTGGTCCGTGTGGGCGCAGGGTAATTCCAATACCTCTCACGGCTGCATCAACGTCACGCCAGAGGCCGCGCAGTGGTTCCAGAACACCGTCAAGCGCGGCGATATCGTCCACGTAATCAATACTTATGGTGGGACGCTTAACCCCTTGGACGGCTTGGGCGATTGGAATATGCCCTGGGAGGAATGGTCCAAGGGCAACGCGGACGCTAATCAATAA
- a CDS encoding alanine/glycine:cation symporter family protein, with product MANFLDALNSIIWSPALVFLCLGAGVYFTVITRGLQVRCLPDMLRQISKGEKSDDGVSSFQSLMVSLSGRVGVGNIAGVSTAIAFGGPGAVFWMWAVALLGSSTSFIECTLAQIYKEKDQDTGEYRGGPAYYIEKAYKHTKAAPFMMVYGILFAIAMILATSYFLPGIQANAVAAAADTAWGINSTWAAVVLAGILATIIIGGVKRIANFATLVVPFMAAIYIGISIVVMLINYSQIPEVFGLIFKSAFNLEAGFSGMLGVAIMWGVKRGIYSNEAGQGTGPQSAAAAEVSHPAKQGFVQSFAVYIDTLFVCSATAFMIISTDMYTVFRGESEDGEVVYQGSLPDDVAVGPGFVQSGLDSVFAGWGPTFIAVSIAFFAFTTVLAYYYMSEVNLTYFNRWVKSRAVRRGLVWALRILIIVSVIVGATTTPGSAWALGDIGVGTTAWLNIIAVLFLQVPALKVLKDYEKQKKAGKDPEFDPEAVGIKNADFWVDRKNARAAAQAASKQAAGENAER from the coding sequence ATGGCAAACTTTCTCGATGCCCTCAATTCCATAATTTGGTCGCCCGCCCTCGTGTTTTTGTGCTTGGGTGCGGGTGTTTATTTCACCGTGATAACGCGGGGCCTGCAGGTCCGTTGCCTACCGGATATGCTGCGGCAAATTTCCAAGGGCGAAAAATCTGACGACGGTGTTTCTTCCTTCCAATCGCTGATGGTCTCTCTATCCGGCCGCGTGGGCGTGGGTAATATCGCCGGCGTGTCCACGGCCATTGCCTTCGGTGGCCCGGGTGCGGTGTTCTGGATGTGGGCTGTGGCGCTTTTGGGCTCGTCCACCTCCTTCATCGAGTGCACCCTGGCGCAGATTTATAAAGAAAAGGACCAGGACACCGGCGAGTACCGCGGTGGCCCGGCTTATTACATCGAAAAGGCGTATAAGCACACCAAGGCTGCGCCGTTCATGATGGTCTATGGCATCCTCTTTGCCATCGCCATGATTTTGGCCACCAGCTACTTCCTGCCGGGCATTCAGGCCAATGCTGTGGCCGCAGCGGCCGATACCGCGTGGGGTATCAATTCCACCTGGGCCGCGGTAGTCCTGGCCGGCATTTTGGCCACCATCATTATCGGTGGCGTCAAGCGCATCGCTAACTTCGCCACCCTAGTCGTGCCGTTTATGGCTGCGATCTACATCGGCATCTCCATCGTCGTGATGCTCATCAACTACTCGCAGATCCCAGAGGTCTTTGGCCTTATCTTTAAGTCTGCCTTTAACCTCGAGGCCGGGTTCTCCGGCATGCTGGGTGTGGCCATCATGTGGGGCGTTAAGCGCGGTATTTACTCCAACGAGGCTGGCCAGGGCACCGGCCCGCAGTCCGCTGCCGCCGCGGAGGTCTCCCACCCGGCCAAGCAAGGCTTCGTGCAGTCCTTCGCCGTGTACATCGACACCCTCTTCGTGTGCTCCGCAACGGCGTTTATGATCATCTCCACGGATATGTACACCGTCTTCCGCGGCGAATCCGAGGATGGCGAGGTTGTCTACCAAGGCTCGCTTCCCGATGACGTCGCAGTCGGCCCCGGCTTCGTCCAATCCGGCCTCGATAGCGTCTTTGCTGGCTGGGGCCCGACGTTTATCGCCGTGTCCATTGCCTTCTTCGCCTTTACCACCGTGCTGGCGTACTACTACATGTCCGAGGTCAACCTGACCTACTTCAACCGTTGGGTCAAGTCCCGCGCGGTTCGTCGCGGCCTAGTATGGGCGCTGCGCATCCTGATTATCGTCTCGGTCATCGTGGGTGCTACCACGACTCCGGGCTCGGCCTGGGCGCTGGGCGATATCGGCGTGGGCACCACCGCATGGCTAAATATCATCGCCGTCCTCTTCCTGCAGGTGCCGGCGCTCAAGGTCCTGAAGGACTACGAGAAACAAAAGAAGGCGGGCAAGGATCCGGAATTCGACCCAGAGGCGGTGGGCATCAAGAATGCCGATTTCTGGGTGGACCGCAAAAACGCCCGTGCGGCGGCACAAGCGGCCAGCAAGCAAGCCGCCGGCGAGAATGCGGAACGCTAG
- a CDS encoding ABC transporter substrate-binding protein: protein MAVVAASATALVGCSTDEETTNNGGGSDDAALSFTDLAGRDVELDKAPERVLLGEGRSIFATGILNTEDPLDKVVGIGSDLKKNVPDYYNVLEEKLPKVNELPEIGGFTKGDVTVENLVSLDPDLIVLSKDQYDASQEAGLTEKMDQAGLKYAVTDFRAKPLENTTKSMDIFGEIFGKEERAKEFNEEWQETVDLVKERADKVKDKPKTFVWRAAGVSDCCGSWNDSNISQLVNVAGGENVADGIIPGESGALTPEKVLETDPDMVIATGGDWSEMKDDEGNPVGYAAVGYGIGEDEAESSVTKLPSHQPGFENLRAVKEHKLHSMWHQFYNSPFNYLALLQIAEWINPEAYEDMDIDKQWMQAQEKYSPVAGEGTFFSTN from the coding sequence ATGGCCGTGGTGGCGGCCTCCGCCACCGCACTTGTAGGCTGCAGCACCGACGAAGAAACAACCAACAACGGCGGCGGCAGCGACGATGCTGCCCTGTCCTTCACCGACCTCGCGGGCCGCGACGTAGAACTCGACAAGGCCCCCGAGCGCGTCCTGTTAGGCGAGGGCCGCTCCATCTTCGCCACCGGCATCCTCAATACCGAGGATCCGCTGGATAAGGTCGTAGGCATCGGATCCGACCTGAAGAAGAACGTGCCGGACTACTACAACGTCTTGGAAGAAAAGCTGCCCAAGGTCAATGAATTGCCGGAAATCGGCGGGTTCACCAAGGGCGATGTCACCGTGGAAAACCTGGTGAGCTTGGATCCAGACCTCATCGTGTTGTCCAAGGACCAGTACGACGCCTCGCAAGAGGCAGGCCTGACAGAGAAGATGGATCAGGCAGGCCTCAAGTACGCCGTGACCGATTTCCGCGCCAAGCCGCTGGAAAACACCACCAAGTCCATGGATATTTTCGGTGAGATCTTCGGTAAAGAAGAGCGCGCCAAGGAATTCAACGAAGAGTGGCAAGAAACCGTGGACCTGGTCAAGGAGCGTGCGGACAAGGTAAAGGACAAGCCCAAGACCTTCGTTTGGCGCGCGGCCGGTGTCTCGGACTGCTGTGGCTCGTGGAATGACTCCAATATCTCGCAGCTGGTCAACGTCGCCGGCGGCGAAAACGTGGCCGACGGCATCATCCCAGGCGAATCCGGTGCCCTGACCCCAGAAAAGGTCCTCGAGACTGACCCAGACATGGTGATTGCCACCGGCGGCGATTGGTCCGAAATGAAAGACGATGAGGGCAACCCCGTGGGCTACGCCGCGGTGGGCTATGGCATCGGTGAAGATGAGGCGGAGTCGAGCGTTACCAAGCTGCCGAGCCACCAGCCCGGTTTTGAGAACCTGCGCGCGGTCAAGGAACACAAACTGCACAGCATGTGGCACCAGTTCTACAACTCGCCGTTCAACTACCTGGCGCTGCTGCAGATCGCGGAATGGATCAACCCGGAGGCGTATGAGGATATGGACATCGACAAGCAGTGGATGCAAGCGCAAGAAAAGTACTCGCCGGTTGCTGGCGAGGGAACCTTCTTTAGCACGAATTAA
- a CDS encoding glutaminase — MKTPIPFYLQEILTRVRGNRSGAVADYIPELAKAEPDYLGVAICTTTGHVYSAGDAEVEFTLQSVSKPFAYALALQELGLDAVREIVGMEPSGEAFNELSLNRDDHRPVNPMINAGAIAVTQLINGVDSDPAERVEQLRTYFSRLAGRELKLDEKVRDSELQVSDRNLSLAHMLRNYDIIQDEAHDAVSTYVEQCSIKVTVRDLAVMSATLANGGTQPVTGEKILDADVCRLTLSVMSSAGMYDGAGRWMAEVGIPAKSGVSGGLLGTLPGQLGVATFSPRLNKEGNSVRGVDALTLLSKDMGLHLMSTDERYGVHPVRRMETEDDLTVIFLQGLINFNAAETILHQLTECEFGEGTVVLELSHITGSNRMGRRMLKEGLRRIREAGFDIAIVDPDGELEDRTMADGTEVPKGEPEDYAIAEEVV; from the coding sequence ATGAAAACTCCAATTCCTTTTTATTTGCAGGAAATTTTGACTCGGGTGCGAGGAAATCGCAGCGGCGCGGTGGCGGACTATATTCCCGAGCTCGCGAAGGCGGAACCGGACTACCTCGGCGTGGCCATCTGCACCACGACGGGGCATGTGTATTCCGCCGGCGATGCTGAGGTGGAATTCACCCTGCAGTCCGTGTCGAAGCCTTTTGCGTATGCCCTAGCGCTGCAGGAGCTCGGTTTGGATGCGGTGCGCGAGATCGTCGGCATGGAACCGTCCGGCGAGGCCTTCAATGAGCTTTCGCTCAACCGCGATGATCACCGGCCGGTGAATCCGATGATTAATGCGGGCGCGATCGCGGTAACGCAGCTAATTAATGGCGTGGATTCGGATCCGGCCGAGCGCGTGGAACAGCTGCGCACCTACTTTTCGCGGCTGGCGGGCCGCGAGCTGAAACTCGATGAAAAGGTGCGCGATTCCGAGCTGCAGGTCTCTGATAGGAACCTGTCTTTGGCGCACATGCTGCGCAATTACGACATCATCCAGGACGAGGCCCACGATGCGGTTTCGACCTACGTGGAGCAGTGCTCGATTAAGGTCACGGTGCGCGACCTCGCCGTGATGTCTGCCACCTTGGCCAATGGTGGCACGCAGCCGGTGACGGGGGAGAAGATCCTCGATGCCGATGTCTGCCGCCTGACGCTTTCTGTCATGAGCTCTGCGGGCATGTACGACGGCGCTGGGCGATGGATGGCCGAGGTCGGAATCCCAGCGAAATCCGGCGTTTCGGGCGGCCTGCTGGGAACCCTGCCCGGCCAATTGGGGGTCGCGACCTTCTCGCCGCGGCTTAATAAGGAGGGCAATTCCGTCCGCGGAGTGGATGCCTTGACCTTGCTGTCGAAGGATATGGGGCTGCACTTGATGTCCACGGATGAGCGCTACGGCGTGCACCCCGTGCGCAGGATGGAGACCGAGGACGACCTCACGGTGATCTTCCTGCAGGGCCTTATCAACTTCAACGCGGCGGAGACCATCTTGCATCAGCTCACCGAATGCGAATTTGGTGAGGGCACGGTGGTGCTGGAGCTATCCCATATCACCGGATCCAACCGGATGGGCCGGCGCATGCTGAAGGAAGGCCTCCGGCGCATCCGCGAGGCTGGTTTCGATATCGCCATCGTGGATCCGGACGGCGAATTGGAGGACCGTACCATGGCGGACGGCACTGAGGTGCCCAAGGGTGAGCCGGAAGATTACGCAATCGCCGAGGAGGTAGTTTAG
- the bcp gene encoding thioredoxin-dependent thiol peroxidase → MTETRLNVGDTAPAFSLADATGNTVSLSDYAGQRVLVYFYPRANTPGCTKEACDFRDSLEELNELNIAVVGISPDKPEALAKFRDDHDLNFPLLSDPDKSVMTAYGAFGEKKNYGKVVQGVIRSTFLVEPDGTIGQTHYNVKATGHVARVMKGLE, encoded by the coding sequence ATGACTGAAACTCGTTTGAACGTAGGAGATACCGCCCCCGCTTTTTCGCTTGCCGATGCCACCGGCAACACCGTTTCCCTTTCCGATTACGCAGGCCAGCGCGTGCTGGTGTACTTCTACCCGCGCGCCAATACCCCAGGCTGCACCAAGGAAGCCTGCGATTTTCGCGATTCACTAGAAGAACTCAATGAGCTCAATATCGCGGTGGTGGGCATCTCCCCCGATAAGCCCGAGGCGCTGGCGAAGTTCCGCGATGACCACGATCTCAACTTCCCGCTGCTTTCTGATCCAGATAAGTCCGTCATGACTGCGTATGGCGCCTTCGGGGAGAAGAAGAACTACGGCAAGGTGGTCCAGGGCGTTATCCGTTCTACCTTCCTCGTGGAGCCGGATGGCACCATCGGCCAGACCCACTACAACGTGAAGGCCACCGGGCACGTCGCGCGCGTGATGAAGGGCCTCGAGTAA
- a CDS encoding ABC transporter ATP-binding protein — MDVELTLRGISAAYGKHTVLEAVDVDTLQGGQLVGLLGPNASGKTTLIKSLAGVHRGYKGEVDFLVEGESPRGKRRRQLIGYVPQDLPSTAALRAFETVLIAARREACEDPITRTGEVLNAMGLDAIASRYLNELSGGQRQLVAVAQMLVGNPGLMLLDEPTSALDLHRQFFVLEEVREKARREGSLGLVAIHDINLAARMCDQLVVLKSGRIRAQGTPGDVLTRELVESVYGVEADIVEHRGVPVVAPQRVK; from the coding sequence GTGGACGTAGAACTTACCCTGCGCGGTATAAGCGCGGCCTACGGCAAGCACACCGTGCTCGAAGCGGTAGACGTGGATACGCTGCAAGGCGGTCAACTGGTCGGCCTCTTAGGTCCCAACGCGTCCGGTAAAACCACGCTGATCAAGTCCCTTGCCGGCGTGCACCGCGGGTACAAGGGCGAGGTGGATTTCCTGGTGGAAGGAGAAAGCCCGCGGGGCAAGCGCCGCCGCCAGCTGATTGGCTACGTCCCGCAGGATTTGCCCAGCACCGCGGCGCTGCGGGCGTTTGAGACGGTGCTGATCGCGGCGCGTCGGGAAGCGTGCGAGGACCCTATTACCCGCACCGGCGAGGTGCTGAACGCGATGGGGCTGGACGCCATTGCCTCGCGCTACCTCAACGAGCTATCTGGCGGCCAGCGTCAGCTCGTCGCCGTGGCGCAGATGCTGGTGGGAAATCCCGGCCTGATGCTCTTGGACGAGCCGACGTCCGCGCTCGACCTGCATCGCCAGTTCTTCGTCCTCGAGGAGGTGCGCGAGAAGGCTAGGCGCGAAGGCAGCCTGGGGCTGGTGGCCATCCATGACATCAACCTGGCCGCGCGCATGTGTGACCAGCTGGTGGTACTCAAATCCGGCCGTATTCGTGCCCAGGGCACGCCTGGAGACGTGCTCACGCGCGAACTGGTGGAAAGTGTTTATGGGGTAGAGGCGGACATCGTGGAGCACCGCGGTGTTCCCGTCGTCGCGCCCCAACGCGTGAAATAA
- the cmrA gene encoding mycolate reductase (Catalyzes the final step in mycolic acid biosynthesis.) codes for MSLPAPSRTSYALVTGASQGIGKAMAHDFAAMGYNVILVARRGEILEDLATELQRRHHIEASALPADLATDEGVEAVIDTISSKKVSILVNSAGIASFGPFMDQDWGYETSQFALNGTAVHRLTRAALEHMLPRRAGAICNVGSTAGNIPIPNNATYVFTKAGVNAFTEALHYELKGSGISCTLLAPGPVREATIAEEDQTIVDKVVPDALWTTYESCSKETIAAMQKGQRRVVPGPLSKAMNVVSKVLPTPVIAPLIGRFYSQMS; via the coding sequence CCGGCACCATCTCGTACCTCCTACGCCCTAGTTACGGGCGCTAGCCAGGGCATCGGCAAGGCGATGGCCCACGATTTCGCGGCGATGGGCTATAACGTCATCCTCGTTGCCCGGCGCGGCGAAATCTTGGAAGATTTAGCCACAGAACTTCAGCGCCGCCACCACATTGAGGCCAGTGCCCTACCCGCGGATTTGGCCACCGATGAGGGCGTCGAGGCGGTCATTGACACCATCTCCTCCAAGAAAGTCTCCATCTTGGTCAATTCCGCCGGCATCGCCAGCTTCGGGCCCTTCATGGACCAGGACTGGGGCTACGAGACCTCCCAATTCGCCTTAAACGGCACCGCCGTGCACCGCCTGACCCGCGCCGCGCTGGAACACATGCTCCCGCGGCGTGCGGGCGCCATCTGCAATGTGGGCTCAACGGCCGGCAATATCCCCATCCCCAATAACGCGACCTACGTCTTTACCAAGGCCGGGGTGAATGCGTTTACGGAGGCGCTGCACTATGAGCTCAAGGGCTCTGGCATCAGCTGTACCCTGCTAGCTCCTGGGCCGGTACGTGAGGCGACCATCGCCGAAGAGGACCAGACCATCGTGGATAAGGTCGTGCCCGATGCGCTGTGGACCACGTATGAGTCCTGCTCCAAAGAGACCATCGCGGCCATGCAAAAAGGCCAGCGACGCGTGGTCCCTGGCCCCTTGTCAAAGGCGATGAACGTGGTCAGCAAGGTGCTGCCGACCCCAGTCATCGCGCCGCTCATTGGGCGGTTTTATTCCCAGATGAGCTAG